The sequence GAGTTATCTGATTGAAGAACGACCCGGAGCGGCCTCGTCGTGCACTTGGCTGGCGCAAAATGTGCATTGCTTCACAGGTGGCGCACGTTGTTGGCGCAAAAACTGCACTTGACTGGTTGTGCTGTGTCGCACTTGCGCGGCTCAACTTGTCACAATGTCACTCGATAGCAATGCTGGCTTGGTTTCCGCACCGTTGTGGAGCAAAATAGCGGCCCTCGAGTTTGCCTGCTCTGGCTTAGGTCGAAGCAGGTCACCGTGTATGGGGGGTGTGGACGAGCCCCCCTCAGGAGGATACTGCGGGTCTTTGGGCCGCCTGCCTTATAACGATGCAAAGACTTGTTTAACCGCATTAGCGAGGGAATAGCTGTGAATACCAAATCTGCTCACTCATCGGCAGTGCCGCAGGGGGGCTTTATACGCCAACATCATTCCATGCTGGTGGCACTTCATCAGCTCACAGACGTTATGCTCACATGGGGCCTACTTGCCCTGTTTGTGGGCATAGGCGGGCAGCAATGGAGTGTTAGCTACCAAATGGCGGCATTTCTCAGCTCAATCCTCTATCACATCCTTGCCAATAAAAATGGGCTGTATCTGTCTTGGCGGGGGCAGTCGCTATTTACCGAGGTGAGAACGGTAACCAGCACTTGGATGCTGGTTATAGGATCCCTGCTGACGGTAGTTTTTCTTTTTGATCTTGAAAATGACTACGGTGGTGGCGTAATGATTGCTTGGGCGCTAGCTGTGCCACTAACCATCAGTTTGTACCGGGTTAGCGCTAGAATGGTGTTGCGTGAATTTCGCCGGGCGGGAGTAAATACTCGCCGAGTGGCGATTGTAGGTGCCAAAGAACCGGGTATTACCTTGGCTAAAAACATCATAAGCAGCGCATGGATGGGGATGGATATTAGTGGCTTTTACGACAACCGTGTGAGTGTGGGTAGCCATCCATTAACTGGTGAAGGCAAAGAAGCAAGCAAGTTGCAGGTTGTTGGTGACATCGAGTTACTTAAAAAAGAAGCAAGGTCGGGGGCATTTGACGACATCTACATAGCACTTCCTATGCGAGAAGAGGACACTATAAAAGAACTGGTTGAAGCGTTGTCCAACAGTTCGTGTTGTGTGCATATCGTACCTGATGTCTTCACTTTCAAGATGCTAAATGCTCGGAGTCGTGAAATTGGCGGCCTGCCAGTTGTAAGTGTTTACGATACGCCCTTTGATTCTTTTGATTCTGCCGTAAAGCGCATTGAGGATGTGGTGCTTAGCTCAATTATATTATGCTTGATAGCAGTGCCGATGCTAATCATTGCTGCAGCAGTAAAATTCACCTCTGCAGGTCCTATTATCTTTAAGCAGCGCCGCTATGGGATTAACGGTGAGCAAATAGAGGTCTGGAAGTTCCGTAGTATGACTACATGTGATAATGGTGATGTTGTCAAGCAGGCTACTAAGAATGACGCTCGGATTACAAAAGTTGGTTCATTTATTCGTAGAACATCGTTAGACGAACTTCCACAATTTATTAATGTCCTGCAAGGCTCCATGAGTATTGTTGGGCCCCGACCCCATGCAGTCGCACATAACGAGCTATACCGTGACAAGATAAATGGCTATATGCAGCGACACCTAGTTAAACCTGGCATTACCGGATGGGCCCAGATCAATGGCTGGCGCGGTGAAACAGACACCCTTGAGAAAATGGAAAAAAGAGTAGAGTTCGACTTGGAGTATATTAAAAACTGGTCTGTTATTATGGATATAAAGATTATTGTGTTAACTGCTTTTAGAGGTTTTAGAGGTTCCTCGGCATACTAACCAATATCCAGTTCGCTAAGTAACTGACGTTCTCAAAGAACCTGTCCCACCTTGTAAAAAGTGATGTAAATACTGATCACTCCGTTTTTAATCGTAAATCAAATTAAATAAAGTCTGCTGGCTGTAAGCAGTCAGCTGTAAACTATAGGCGAGTAATGAAAAAAAAATTGCTATTTATCGCGTGGGACTTTGACTTTTCAAAGTCTGCGGCTTTGGTGGGCGGGATGGTCAAAAACCCCTATTACCTTTACAAGGGTATAGGTGACAAATTTGATAAGTCATTTCTAACGACAAGTAAAAATAAAGATTTTTTTCGAGGGAAGGAAAAAGAGAGGGTAAACACAAATTATCTTGCAGCTCTTCCAAAATACTTTTTACGCTGCCTGATAATATCCATGAAGGTTAGAAAAGAAAAAGATCTTGATATTATTCATGTGCACACGCCTGCTCTTGCCCCAATCTTTTTTAAGAAAAAGCACACACCCATGGTAATAACGGCCCATGGAACCCATTGGCCGGAGTTTAAAGCCAATCATAAAATTAAAGGCTTTAAAAGCCTTGTTATATATATAAATGCCTACCTGCAGTTTTCGCTTGAAAAAAAGATATACAAAATGGCTGATAAAGTTATATCGGTAAGCGACTTCCAAGTTAAAGAGTTAGTGGAAGACTATGGTGTTCCAGAGTCAAAAATTGCGGTCATACAAAATGGCATTGACTTCGATACTTATCGAAAGCCTGACCCGGCTAGCGAACGGAATACTGACGTACTTTTTGTCGGAAGGCCGGTGCCTAAAAAAGGAATAGACATTCTTCTTAACGCCATAGACATAGTAAACGCACAGATAGGGAGCCCTCTTAAAAGTGATTGGGTGTTCGGGCAAGGCTGGGTGAGCGAGCCCAACGTCACAAAAAACTACGAAACAAAAATAAAAGCGTTGGGCGGGGAGATTCACAACCATGTTCCAGAGGAAGATCTGCCTTCCTTTTATGCAAATTCAAAAATTATTGTCGTTCCAAGTTTGGGTTACGAGTCTTTGCCCACTGTGTTGATGGAAGGATTAGCCTCAGGTGTTGTGCCTCTTGCGTCTAAAAGCTTCGGGAATGTGGAGCTGCTTCCTGATGAGCTGCTGTTTAAAGAGGGAAATGTTGAGGAGTTAGCTAATAAAATAGGTGACGTTGTTAGAAATCAGGAAAATTATAAAAAAATGGCGGATCAAGTGAATTTGGAAAAGTATAGCTTGAAGTATTGCGTTGAAGCGCATGAAGAGCTGTATTTGAGGGTGTGTAATGAAAAATAAGGCTTTAATTGTCGACTATTGGTCTGATTACAATCGTGGCGACGCTATGATGCAAGTGGCCATCTTGCAGTTAGTTGATCAGTGGCCGTCGGTCGTTGCTTTAGACTCGGGTATTAATGAGTACAAAGAATTCTCTAAGCAGCTAGATGAAAGTAAAGCTATTGGGCCAATAGAATTTACCCCTTCTCCAAAATTAAGCTTATATTTTAGGAAGTCAGGAAAGTTATCAAATTTAGCAAACAAACTGATTATGGTTGCCAATGTCCTAGTTTTTCACTTTATTATGCTGATGTGGAAGCTAAGAATAAAATTTCTGATTCCAAATGGCGCGAGAAAGCTGTTAGGCGAAATAAGTGCTTCTGAAGTCATTATATGGAATGGTAGAAATTTCAGAGGAAATAAAAAACTTTTTGAGTTTTTTGAGTTTTTTGATCTGTGCACTTGTGCTATTGCCTCAATCTATATGAAGAAAAAGGTATACGCCTTGGGTGTATCTGTATGGGAGCCTAAAAGCGTAGCTGGATCATGGTTGTTGAGAAAGATCTTCTCTAGGTGCGAGCGTGTGTATGCACGGGAGGATGTGTCACTACAGCTTCTTGAAAAAAATATAATGTCTGGAAGTAAAGAAAAGCTAAAATATCTGCCAGACTTGTCGTTCTTTTATATGAAAAAAAATATAGCGGAAGAATCAGATCTGCGTGACAGCTCTATTTTTACGATAGGAGTGGTTCCGAAAGATCCGGTGAAGCGAAATGGAATCTCGCTAGATAATTATTCAAAATTTGTATCGAACCTAGCTGCTGAAGTTGCAGGAAGTATAGGTAATGGTCGCAAGGTGAGATTTAAGTTCATCAATCAAGCTGTTTTAGAAAATGAGCCTAATGATGAGGCGATTGAGCTGATCGGGAAAAAATTGTCTAGTTTGGGTGAGGTCATTGGGCCGAAAAGCAACCCCTCCTTGGAAGACCTCTCTATTGCATACCGTGAATGTGATTTTGTGATTTCCTCCAGAATGCACGGTTGCATACTTTCTTCCTACTTGGGGAGGCCTTTCATAGGGATACCCTATGATAGGGGAGCTAAATGGGGGATTCTGGAAAGGTTGGGTGATTGCGTACTCTTGCCGATGGAGGAGATAGAGAAAAAGCAACATCCGACCTCTCAACTGATAGAAAAGAGCCTTAGATACGCGCCCCGGGCAGAGATGGATCGTGAGGCAGACGAGATAGTTTCTATCGTTAACGGCATAACTGGAAAGGATTAATGTCAGGATGGTGAAGAAAGTAATATTTGTGTTGCCATCCCTAGGGAAAGGAGGCGCACAAAGGGCGACGATTAGTTTGGCTAATTACCTGGCGGAAAAAGATGGCTATGAAATTCTAGTGGCGGCACTTAAAAATGATGACCTTGAATTTAGCATTCAGGAAAATATCAAACTGCTGAAATTGTCGTGCCCGTCATTCAAGTCTTCAATAAAAAAGCTTTCAAAGGTTTTTCGTGATGAGAAGCCAGATATTGTTTATTCCGCGCTTTGGCATGTAAATCTCTTAGTTATCATATCAAAATACCTAAACATATTGGCCGGATGTAGAGGCTTTAGGCATATAGCTTCTATTCATAATAACCCAACAAGGATAATACAAACTGAAAACAAATATCTGGCTGTGGCTTATTACTACTTTTTTTCCCGCCTCAGCAATAAGGTGGTCGCGGTATCTCGTGGCATAGAACGACATCTTCTGGAAAAATGTAAAATATCTTCGTCAAAAATATTGATGGCGTATAATCCCGCAATAACAAATGATCATAAGACCAAGCTAGAAGAGACCTTGAGTATCCCCTTTGCCAATGAGAACAAGGGTAGGTACTTGTTGTGGGTTGGTAGACTGGATTATCAAAAAGATCCTATAAAATTTTTAGAAGTTTCCCTCTTGTCAGGTATGCCATCGATCATTGTTGGCGATGGACCTATGAGAGCCGACGTGGAAAGTTTCATAGCGGAAAATAAACTTTCTGAAACGGTACTTTTCCTTCCGTTCCAAGAAAATGTAATGCCTCTGATGAAAAGTGCTTATCTTCTAGTAATGACGTCCAGGTTCGAGGGGTTCGGACTTGTTCTCGCTGAGGCGTTATATGCTGGGACGCCCGTTGTATCCTTAGATTGTGAATATGGTCCAAGTGAAATCATTGAAGATGGAAAAAATGGAATACTACTTAGAGATCAATCTCCCGCCCAAGAGATAAACAGGAGTATTGTTGAGCTGTCGGGAAACACTGAGCTTTATAATGAAATGAAGAAAAATTCGCGCTCCAGTGTAGAGTGCTTTGTTGACAACTATGTTTTTGAAAAATATAAAGAGTTATTTTGTTAAATGGCTAATGTCCTGATTGTTATACCGGACCATGAATATGGTGGCGAAGAGAATCGTTCGCATAGAATATATAGGGGTATTAAAGAAAAGGGGCATTCAGTTACCTTTGTTTCAAGTGACACCCAGTATGAATTTGATGGCGGCGATTTTTCTCGGTTGCCAGGGCTGGACAATTGGTTACTTCTGCCAATTAATATAATAAAACTTATTTTCCTTGTTAGAAAGAGGCGGTTTGATGTCGTCCTTCTTTTTAAAAGGAAAAGTGGTTTTATAGGCTGGGTGCTTGAAAAATTCTGCGGCCAGACAAAATTTGTTTTCAATGTAGCCAATGCATGGCAAGGGAAGAAATTCCTGTGGGATTATCTCCCTGCTCACATATGCACCTTGTCCATGCGATTGGTGCCTGAGAGAGTAATCAAGAAAAAGCTAGTCACGGAAATAAAAATCGGTGTTCCGCTGCTCGCAATAGAGGATGAGGTCGGCGAGCCCCTAGCTTGCTCCGAGCAAATTAGATTAATCTCCGCAGGCAAACTTAATTACCAGAAAAACCACTTTAAAATGATAGATGTGGCTAAAGAACTAATTGATCGCGGACACAAGGTACTAGTGGATATCGCGGGAGATGGCCCTAACAGAGATCAATTATCGAATATGGCCGAAAAGCTAGGGGTTTCATTACAGCTGAGAGGCCAAGTGTCGAACATGCACGAATTCTATTGCCTCGGAGGTGTATACCTTCAAGTATCGAATTTTGAAGGTATGCCTAATGCCCTACTAGAAGCTGGACAGTACAGGATACCTATAGTTGCAAATGCTGTAGGAGCAACTGAGGATATCGTTCGCGATGATACCGGGTGGATCGTGAAATCAGGTGATGTGCGTGATTACGCAAATGCTGTTGAGTCTGTTATTAACGCATCGAATGATACGAAAAATAAAACCTCCAGAATGAAGGCGTTAGTAGCTGCTGAACATGATGTGGCTGCAATGTGCTCAGGATACTCTCAATATATAAGCAATATCTCTGGAGATTAAAAGTGTCATTCGTAAAAACAGTACATATATGCGTAGGCGCACAGAGGTCCGCTACAACATGGATATATCGGACGCTTGCTGAACTTCCAGAGGAAAGAATTCCTAAAGAAAAAGAAATAGATTTCTTCCGACGGCTGGGGAAATATGAGCTAGGAATTGAGTGGTATAAAACGGTATTTGACGATGCGACGATATGTTTGGATATAACTCCAGAGTACGCGGTAGATGATGAATCTCTGGAGCTCATATACGAAAATTTGGGCGACAAAGCAAAAATACTATTTGTCATAAGGGAGCCTGTCGGTCGATTGGTTAGTGCTTATCATAAACACATCAGGAATGGAGATCTTCAGTGTGACTTCGATTTCTTTGTTAAATACAACATAGATAATTGCGTCACGCGCTCTCTGTATTTTCCCACTATAAAAAGAATCGAGAAATACTATAAACCCACTGTGTTGGTCTATGAGGATTTAAAAAATAGTCCAGCGTTATGGTTGAGGGGCGTGAATGATTTTTTTGGCGTAAAAATAAGCGAAAAAAAATCAAAAAGTAAATTTAACCCATCTACGGGAATAGGTGGTTTTAGAGGGATTCTGAATAGAATATACAGACTATTTCCGGAATGGGTGGGCCTTAGAAAGATTAAAGAATCGATAGAGAAGACAGAGTTTGGAAACAGGTTGTTATACGGCGAATCAAAAAGAGAAGAAGATTTAGATAGTATAGTTCGGAGTAATCCTGAGATTATGCGGATGTTTGAAAAAGATCGCTTAGAACTGTCTGAATACCTCGGAAGAGACCTTTCAAAAGACTGGGTTTGATGTGGAGGTGGTTGCGAGAGTTAAGGTCTCGTGAAAATTAAAAATGTTATCTTTAAAGTGATGAAATGTCAGTTATAACTGAAAGAGCAAAAAAGACTTCCGTAGTGGAATCTGGCGATATAATGAGATTATGTGCGGGAAGGAGAAATGGGTTTATCAACCCATATTCATATTACGTAAGCAAAGCGCTTTCTCCGGAAGTTGTGCCCGATAACGTATTCCCAGACGGAATTGCATTGGTGATTTTGCTTAGATTCCTCGGGATCAAGGCTAACCGCTGGTCATTCGATATGACCTCAATGGCGCCGGTAGTCTTTGAGTACGCGAGGGCAAATGAGCAGCGTGTTGGTTTTATAGGTGGTAGTGAAGTTGAGCTTAATCAGTTTTCCAGTAAGGTGGTCCAAGAATACCCGGGCACTATAGTATCAATGGCTGAATGTGGATTTGGGAAGACAGTCGATGACTATTTGGAAGCATTAAAGGCATCTAAGCCAGATATTGTCATTATAGGGATGGGGGCTCCACTTCAAGACGAGGTGATGGCTGAACTATACAAATATTACCCTGCAACCTATTTTACCTGCGGCGGATTTATTACGCAGTCATCAAAGGGCTTGAATTACTATCCGCTTTGGGTTGATAAACTTAATATAAGGTTTTTGTATAGGGCGTTCAAAGAGTCGCATTATAGAAAGCGGCTGTTACTCTATCCTTATGCATGCATGTTATTTTTTAAAGATTCACTGTTGGGTGGTAGATCTTAATGAAAGCATTCCGAGATTTTCATTGCATAAATGTTGTTTCAGGTCTTCCAAGATCTGGTACATCGCTAATGATGAATATATTGTCTGCTCTAGATCAGGATGTGTTTTATGACGACGAGAGGAAGTCGGATGCCTCTAATCCCGGCGGCTACTTCGAAAGCCAGTTAGTTAAGGGTATCCCTCATGGCGAAATATCTTTTTTGAATGAAGTGGAGTCATGGGTAAAGATAACGGCAAACTATATACCTTATATTTGCGACAATTTTAGTATAAAGATGATTTATATGGATCGGAGCCTAGAGGAAGTGGCTCGGTCTCAGTCAAAAATGATAGATGAAGGTATTTCCGATTTGGAAAGGCAAGTCGAACTATTGGCTGAAGCTCGAGAAAGAGCGTTCTATTTCATGAGGTCAAGATTAAATATAGACTATCACGTGGTTAACTATGGCGAGTTAGTAAGCTCCCCAGATGACTGCGTTGGAGCCTTGAGTCGGTTTTTGGGTGGGGCGGGGGATTGTTCTCGGGCCGTGGCGGTTGTTGACGAGAAACTATATCGGAATAAGGGGTAAAGAATGTTTTCCAGGCTGATTTTTAAGTTACTTCGTCTATACGGAAAGATTATATCTCCACCTAGCTATGCTATGGAAGAAAAATGGCATAATCTTTTTATTCTTGATTCCTGTCGGGCGGACATATTCAAAGAGATATATCCCGAGTTTCCATTGTTGAGGGAAAGTGTTTATCAGGATAAGGAAAGTAGTTCATCCTCTAGCCCTGAGTTTGTGGAGAAGAATTTCTGTGGAAAGTATTTTGGAGATTGCATTCTAATAAGCGCCAACCCTTATCCTGCCACAATGTCGCCGGACGCATTT comes from Spongiibacter tropicus DSM 19543 and encodes:
- a CDS encoding glycosyltransferase family 4 protein, which gives rise to MANVLIVIPDHEYGGEENRSHRIYRGIKEKGHSVTFVSSDTQYEFDGGDFSRLPGLDNWLLLPINIIKLIFLVRKRRFDVVLLFKRKSGFIGWVLEKFCGQTKFVFNVANAWQGKKFLWDYLPAHICTLSMRLVPERVIKKKLVTEIKIGVPLLAIEDEVGEPLACSEQIRLISAGKLNYQKNHFKMIDVAKELIDRGHKVLVDIAGDGPNRDQLSNMAEKLGVSLQLRGQVSNMHEFYCLGGVYLQVSNFEGMPNALLEAGQYRIPIVANAVGATEDIVRDDTGWIVKSGDVRDYANAVESVINASNDTKNKTSRMKALVAAEHDVAAMCSGYSQYISNISGD
- a CDS encoding glycosyltransferase, translated to MVKKVIFVLPSLGKGGAQRATISLANYLAEKDGYEILVAALKNDDLEFSIQENIKLLKLSCPSFKSSIKKLSKVFRDEKPDIVYSALWHVNLLVIISKYLNILAGCRGFRHIASIHNNPTRIIQTENKYLAVAYYYFFSRLSNKVVAVSRGIERHLLEKCKISSSKILMAYNPAITNDHKTKLEETLSIPFANENKGRYLLWVGRLDYQKDPIKFLEVSLLSGMPSIIVGDGPMRADVESFIAENKLSETVLFLPFQENVMPLMKSAYLLVMTSRFEGFGLVLAEALYAGTPVVSLDCEYGPSEIIEDGKNGILLRDQSPAQEINRSIVELSGNTELYNEMKKNSRSSVECFVDNYVFEKYKELFC
- a CDS encoding undecaprenyl-phosphate glucose phosphotransferase; translated protein: MNTKSAHSSAVPQGGFIRQHHSMLVALHQLTDVMLTWGLLALFVGIGGQQWSVSYQMAAFLSSILYHILANKNGLYLSWRGQSLFTEVRTVTSTWMLVIGSLLTVVFLFDLENDYGGGVMIAWALAVPLTISLYRVSARMVLREFRRAGVNTRRVAIVGAKEPGITLAKNIISSAWMGMDISGFYDNRVSVGSHPLTGEGKEASKLQVVGDIELLKKEARSGAFDDIYIALPMREEDTIKELVEALSNSSCCVHIVPDVFTFKMLNARSREIGGLPVVSVYDTPFDSFDSAVKRIEDVVLSSIILCLIAVPMLIIAAAVKFTSAGPIIFKQRRYGINGEQIEVWKFRSMTTCDNGDVVKQATKNDARITKVGSFIRRTSLDELPQFINVLQGSMSIVGPRPHAVAHNELYRDKINGYMQRHLVKPGITGWAQINGWRGETDTLEKMEKRVEFDLEYIKNWSVIMDIKIIVLTAFRGFRGSSAY
- a CDS encoding sulfotransferase family protein produces the protein MSFVKTVHICVGAQRSATTWIYRTLAELPEERIPKEKEIDFFRRLGKYELGIEWYKTVFDDATICLDITPEYAVDDESLELIYENLGDKAKILFVIREPVGRLVSAYHKHIRNGDLQCDFDFFVKYNIDNCVTRSLYFPTIKRIEKYYKPTVLVYEDLKNSPALWLRGVNDFFGVKISEKKSKSKFNPSTGIGGFRGILNRIYRLFPEWVGLRKIKESIEKTEFGNRLLYGESKREEDLDSIVRSNPEIMRMFEKDRLELSEYLGRDLSKDWV
- a CDS encoding WecB/TagA/CpsF family glycosyltransferase, which translates into the protein MSVITERAKKTSVVESGDIMRLCAGRRNGFINPYSYYVSKALSPEVVPDNVFPDGIALVILLRFLGIKANRWSFDMTSMAPVVFEYARANEQRVGFIGGSEVELNQFSSKVVQEYPGTIVSMAECGFGKTVDDYLEALKASKPDIVIIGMGAPLQDEVMAELYKYYPATYFTCGGFITQSSKGLNYYPLWVDKLNIRFLYRAFKESHYRKRLLLYPYACMLFFKDSLLGGRS
- a CDS encoding glycosyltransferase family 4 protein; translated protein: MKKKLLFIAWDFDFSKSAALVGGMVKNPYYLYKGIGDKFDKSFLTTSKNKDFFRGKEKERVNTNYLAALPKYFLRCLIISMKVRKEKDLDIIHVHTPALAPIFFKKKHTPMVITAHGTHWPEFKANHKIKGFKSLVIYINAYLQFSLEKKIYKMADKVISVSDFQVKELVEDYGVPESKIAVIQNGIDFDTYRKPDPASERNTDVLFVGRPVPKKGIDILLNAIDIVNAQIGSPLKSDWVFGQGWVSEPNVTKNYETKIKALGGEIHNHVPEEDLPSFYANSKIIVVPSLGYESLPTVLMEGLASGVVPLASKSFGNVELLPDELLFKEGNVEELANKIGDVVRNQENYKKMADQVNLEKYSLKYCVEAHEELYLRVCNEK
- a CDS encoding polysaccharide pyruvyl transferase family protein, with the translated sequence MKNKALIVDYWSDYNRGDAMMQVAILQLVDQWPSVVALDSGINEYKEFSKQLDESKAIGPIEFTPSPKLSLYFRKSGKLSNLANKLIMVANVLVFHFIMLMWKLRIKFLIPNGARKLLGEISASEVIIWNGRNFRGNKKLFEFFEFFDLCTCAIASIYMKKKVYALGVSVWEPKSVAGSWLLRKIFSRCERVYAREDVSLQLLEKNIMSGSKEKLKYLPDLSFFYMKKNIAEESDLRDSSIFTIGVVPKDPVKRNGISLDNYSKFVSNLAAEVAGSIGNGRKVRFKFINQAVLENEPNDEAIELIGKKLSSLGEVIGPKSNPSLEDLSIAYRECDFVISSRMHGCILSSYLGRPFIGIPYDRGAKWGILERLGDCVLLPMEEIEKKQHPTSQLIEKSLRYAPRAEMDREADEIVSIVNGITGKD